From one Azospirillum ramasamyi genomic stretch:
- a CDS encoding AEC family transporter has translation MSLIFQIVLPMFGLIALGYWAARYRGFSNAMVQGLSRFLGIYALPALLFSNMVRADIPDPLEWAVLGSFYIAAVAVFLVGGLWMRMAGRREQIAPIGLAGSFSNIALLGSPIIMEAYGPTVAVPVMLLIVFQSPLLFTSATMLAETQRSARGGRSGRPVQATLGAAKATLTSPLVVSVILGLAANLIHLPIPPMVMKSFTMLAQTVLPCACFTLGASLALSPASGAVLPATVVALLKTGLHPLLTWLLAIHVFDLPPLWVAPAVTAAALPIGINAYVFAERYNAGRDVVSMSLLISTLLSPVSISIAFMVSAAG, from the coding sequence ATGTCGTTGATTTTCCAGATCGTTCTGCCGATGTTCGGCCTGATCGCCCTCGGCTACTGGGCGGCACGCTACCGCGGGTTCAGCAATGCGATGGTTCAGGGGCTTTCCCGCTTCCTCGGCATCTATGCGCTGCCGGCGCTGCTGTTCTCCAACATGGTGCGTGCCGACATCCCCGACCCTCTGGAATGGGCGGTGCTGGGATCCTTCTACATCGCGGCGGTGGCGGTATTCCTGGTGGGCGGGCTGTGGATGCGGATGGCGGGCCGGCGGGAGCAGATCGCACCCATCGGCCTTGCCGGTTCCTTTTCCAACATCGCGCTTCTCGGCTCGCCCATCATCATGGAGGCCTACGGGCCGACGGTGGCGGTGCCGGTGATGCTGCTGATCGTCTTCCAGTCGCCCTTGCTGTTCACCTCGGCCACCATGCTGGCGGAGACCCAGCGGTCGGCGCGCGGCGGCCGGTCGGGGCGTCCGGTGCAGGCGACGCTGGGAGCGGCCAAGGCGACGCTGACCAGCCCGCTGGTGGTGTCGGTCATCCTCGGGCTGGCGGCCAACCTGATCCATCTGCCGATTCCGCCCATGGTGATGAAGAGCTTCACCATGCTGGCCCAGACGGTGCTTCCCTGTGCCTGCTTCACCTTGGGCGCCTCGCTGGCCCTCAGCCCGGCCTCTGGTGCGGTGCTGCCGGCGACGGTCGTGGCGCTGCTGAAGACGGGGCTGCATCCGCTGCTGACCTGGCTGCTGGCCATCCATGTCTTCGACCTGCCGCCGCTTTGGGTCGCCCCCGCCGTGACCGCCGCGGCCCTGCCCATCGGCATCAACGCCTATGTCTTCGCCGAACGCTACAACGCCGGGCGGGACGTGGTGTCGATGTCTCTGCTGATCTCCACCCTGTTGTCGCCGGTGTCGATTTCGATCGCCTTCATGGTGTCCGCCGCGGGCTAG
- a CDS encoding RraA family protein: protein MAMQRYLVDYRRLSADALAKWSSVPSSVASDALNRCQSMDSRIKPMVPGMRICGQARTVVTMPGDNSMVHHAVSLADPGDVVVVAGGGLDDVALAGEWVVRCCKRRALGGLVVDGSVRDLHEIRGLGLPVFAKGAVARGPHKNFGGKMDVTAAIGGVPVNPGDLILGDEDGVVVVPLAFADAALTQSLALLERERKWTEQIEAGATLVDVLGVPPLEIVPAE from the coding sequence ATGGCCATGCAACGCTATCTCGTCGACTATCGCCGGCTGTCGGCCGACGCTCTCGCCAAATGGTCGTCGGTGCCCAGCAGCGTCGCCTCCGATGCGCTGAACCGCTGCCAGAGCATGGATTCGCGGATCAAGCCGATGGTGCCGGGCATGCGCATCTGCGGTCAGGCCCGCACCGTCGTCACCATGCCCGGCGACAACAGCATGGTTCATCATGCCGTCAGCCTGGCCGATCCGGGCGACGTCGTCGTCGTGGCCGGCGGCGGTCTGGACGACGTCGCCTTGGCCGGCGAATGGGTGGTGCGCTGCTGCAAGCGCCGGGCGCTGGGCGGGCTGGTGGTCGACGGCTCCGTCCGCGACCTGCACGAAATCCGCGGACTCGGCCTGCCGGTGTTCGCCAAGGGCGCCGTCGCCCGTGGCCCGCACAAGAATTTCGGCGGCAAGATGGACGTCACGGCGGCCATCGGCGGCGTGCCGGTCAACCCCGGCGACCTGATCCTGGGGGACGAGGACGGCGTGGTGGTCGTGCCGCTGGCCTTCGCCGACGCCGCCCTGACCCAGAGCCTCGCCCTGCTGGAGCGCGAACGCAAGTGGACCGAGCAGATCGAGGCCGGCGCAACCCTGGTGGATGTGCTGGGCGTCCCGCCGCTGGAGATCGTTCCCGCCGAATGA
- a CDS encoding prolyl-tRNA synthetase associated domain-containing protein produces the protein MDTASTPLPDQAAPLPTSPDQLLARLDALGIQATTHSHPPLHTVEESKALRGALPGGHCKNLFLKDKKDQHWLVVALEDARVDLNRLDKAIGSARLSFASADRLWRILGIRPGSVTPFALVNDTDRKVRVVLQKAMMEHDLLNYHPLLNDRTTAIRRDDLLRFIRACGHEPAIVDFGRAED, from the coding sequence ATGGACACCGCATCGACTCCCCTTCCGGATCAGGCGGCGCCGCTGCCGACCTCGCCGGACCAACTGCTGGCGCGGCTCGACGCGCTCGGCATCCAGGCGACCACGCACAGCCACCCGCCGCTGCACACGGTGGAGGAAAGCAAGGCCCTGCGCGGTGCCCTGCCCGGCGGCCATTGCAAGAACCTGTTCCTCAAGGACAAGAAGGACCAGCATTGGCTGGTGGTGGCGCTGGAGGATGCGCGGGTCGACCTGAACCGGCTGGACAAGGCGATCGGGTCGGCGCGGCTGTCCTTCGCCTCGGCCGACCGGCTGTGGCGCATCCTCGGCATCCGGCCGGGATCGGTCACGCCCTTCGCCCTGGTCAACGACACCGACCGCAAGGTGCGCGTGGTCCTGCAGAAGGCGATGATGGAGCATGACCTGCTGAACTACCACCCGCTGCTGAACGACCGCACCACGGCTATCCGGCGCGACGACCTGCTGCGCTTCATCCGCGCCTGCGGGCACGAACCGGCGATTGTCGATTTCGGCCGCGCGGAGGATTGA
- a CDS encoding thioredoxin family protein — protein MFSMPPANGSKPAAPAAGAASAADVVKDSSDRAFMADVIEASRDVPVIVDFWAPWCGPCKQLGPIIEKVVRAARGAVRLVKIDTDANPMIASQLRVQSIPAVYAFFQGRPVDGFMGALPESQVKAFVDKLVALAKQAGVGGGADDMLEEAFAQAKEMMEGGDLQGALDLYSQIMQAEPENAQAYAGIVRCLIAAGDLENAKQMLAQAPEAIAKDKELANVRASLDVAEQAANAGPIPELMEKVARDPNDHASRFDLAMALFAAGKREAAVDELLEIFKRDRTWNDDGARKQLVKFFEAFGQTDPLTVKTRRRLSTMMFS, from the coding sequence ATGTTCTCCATGCCCCCCGCCAACGGGTCCAAGCCCGCCGCTCCTGCCGCCGGTGCCGCCTCCGCCGCCGACGTCGTCAAGGACAGCAGCGACCGCGCCTTCATGGCCGACGTGATCGAGGCCTCGCGCGACGTTCCGGTGATCGTCGATTTCTGGGCGCCCTGGTGCGGCCCCTGCAAGCAGCTGGGCCCGATCATCGAGAAGGTGGTTCGCGCCGCCAGGGGCGCGGTGCGCCTGGTGAAGATCGACACCGACGCCAACCCGATGATCGCCTCGCAGCTGCGCGTGCAGTCGATCCCGGCGGTCTACGCCTTCTTCCAGGGCCGCCCGGTCGACGGCTTCATGGGCGCCCTGCCCGAATCGCAGGTGAAGGCCTTCGTCGACAAGCTGGTTGCGCTGGCCAAGCAGGCCGGCGTCGGCGGCGGTGCCGACGATATGCTGGAAGAGGCCTTCGCCCAGGCCAAGGAGATGATGGAGGGCGGCGACCTGCAGGGCGCGCTCGACCTCTACAGCCAGATCATGCAGGCGGAGCCGGAGAACGCCCAGGCCTATGCCGGCATCGTCCGCTGCCTGATCGCCGCCGGCGACCTGGAGAACGCCAAGCAGATGCTGGCCCAGGCGCCGGAAGCCATCGCCAAGGACAAGGAGCTGGCCAACGTCCGCGCCTCCCTCGACGTGGCCGAGCAGGCCGCCAACGCCGGCCCGATCCCGGAACTGATGGAAAAGGTCGCCCGCGACCCGAACGACCACGCCTCGCGCTTCGACCTCGCCATGGCCCTGTTCGCCGCCGGCAAGCGCGAGGCCGCGGTGGACGAGCTGCTGGAGATCTTCAAGCGCGACCGGACCTGGAACGATGACGGCGCCCGCAAGCAGCTGGTCAAGTTCTTCGAGGCGTTCGGCCAGACCGACCCGCTGACGGTGAAGACCCGCCGCCGTCTGTCGACCATGATGTTCAGCTGA
- a CDS encoding LON peptidase substrate-binding domain-containing protein, producing the protein MTRNPTRNPFDPDFSRLPGMMPIFPLAGVLLLPRARLPLNIFEPRYLAMVEDALGSGRMIGMVQPLDPAGREREPAVYHCGCAGRITSFAETDDGRFLITLTGVARFEIGREVEGAHGYRRVVPDWRPFRADLDPESCGDIDRNRLLGALKSYFRVQGLSVDWKSIESTLDERLVNSLAMICPFTPGEKQALLEAPTLAERGKLLIGLVEMAILDSHDGDGPPPKH; encoded by the coding sequence ATGACCAGGAACCCTACCAGAAACCCCTTCGATCCGGATTTCAGCCGGCTGCCGGGAATGATGCCCATCTTCCCGCTGGCCGGCGTTCTGCTGCTGCCGCGGGCCAGGTTGCCGCTGAACATCTTCGAGCCGCGCTACCTCGCCATGGTCGAAGACGCGCTGGGCAGCGGCCGGATGATCGGCATGGTGCAGCCGCTCGACCCCGCCGGGCGGGAGCGCGAGCCGGCGGTCTATCACTGCGGCTGTGCCGGCCGCATCACCAGCTTCGCCGAGACCGACGACGGCCGCTTCCTCATCACATTGACCGGCGTCGCCCGTTTCGAAATCGGACGGGAGGTGGAGGGCGCGCATGGCTACCGCCGGGTCGTTCCCGACTGGCGCCCCTTCCGCGCCGATCTGGACCCCGAGTCCTGCGGCGATATCGACCGCAACCGGCTGCTCGGCGCGCTGAAGAGCTATTTCCGCGTCCAGGGCCTGTCGGTCGACTGGAAGTCCATCGAATCGACGCTGGACGAGCGGCTGGTCAACTCGCTCGCCATGATCTGCCCATTCACGCCCGGCGAGAAACAGGCGCTGCTGGAGGCCCCGACCCTGGCGGAGCGTGGGAAGCTCTTGATCGGGCTGGTCGAGATGGCCATTCTCGACAGCCATGACGGGGACGGTCCGCCGCCCAAGCATTGA
- a CDS encoding Trm112 family protein codes for MATPEDKSSESKPSARVDPKLLEILVCPLTKGPLRYDAERGELVSERAGLAYPIRDGIPIMLIDEARSLDKAGASR; via the coding sequence ATGGCGACGCCCGAGGACAAGAGCAGCGAATCGAAACCCAGCGCGCGAGTCGACCCGAAGCTGCTGGAAATCCTGGTCTGTCCGCTGACCAAGGGCCCCCTGCGCTACGACGCCGAACGCGGCGAGCTGGTCAGCGAGCGCGCCGGACTGGCATACCCGATTCGCGACGGCATCCCGATCATGCTGATCGACGAGGCCCGCAGCCTGGACAAGGCGGGGGCGTCGCGATGA
- a CDS encoding gamma-butyrobetaine hydroxylase-like domain-containing protein: MSGGDFGTVHWPTEIRLKKEEKRLEVDFDDGRTFSYPAEFLRVVSPSAEVQGHNPSQKQTVAGRRHVGIMRLEPVGNYAVRIVFDDLHDSGIYSWKYLYEIGAGQEALWTEYLEELQAKGLSRDPRR; this comes from the coding sequence ATGAGCGGCGGTGACTTCGGCACGGTCCACTGGCCGACCGAGATCCGTCTGAAGAAGGAGGAGAAGCGGCTGGAGGTCGATTTCGACGACGGCCGGACCTTCTCCTACCCGGCGGAGTTCCTGCGCGTGGTCAGCCCCTCGGCCGAGGTGCAGGGCCACAACCCCAGCCAGAAGCAGACCGTCGCCGGCCGCCGCCATGTCGGCATCATGCGGCTGGAGCCGGTCGGCAACTATGCCGTCCGCATCGTCTTCGACGACCTGCACGACAGCGGCATCTACAGCTGGAAATACCTCTACGAGATCGGCGCCGGGCAGGAAGCCCTGTGGACCGAGTATCTTGAAGAGTTGCAGGCGAAGGGCCTGAGCCGGGATCCCCGGCGGTAA
- a CDS encoding UbiD family decarboxylase codes for MPYTSLRDFIDRLEKTGRLVVVKEPVSTVLEMTEIQTRLLAENGPAVLFENVIKADGTRSEMPVLVNLFGTVERVAWGMDREPHQLRAVGETLAFLKQPEPPGGFREALELIPLAKTVLSMKPKTVGSAPCQEVVLTGDDIDLGRLPVQGCWPGEPAPLITWPLVVTKGPTGKREDDFNLGIYRMQVLGKNKTIMRWLKHRGGAQHHHRWAASGKREPLPCAVVLGADPGTILAAVTPVPDTLSEYQFAGLLRGKKVELVECKTVPLKVPAQAEIVLEGHVSLDDYADEGPYGDHTGYYNSVEPFPVFTVTAMTMRRKPIYLSTFTGRPPDEPSVLGEALNEVFIPLLVQQFPEIVDFWLPPEGCSYRIAVVSMKKAYPGHAKRVMMGVWSFLRQFMYTKWVIVVDDDIDARNWKDVMWAISTRMDPARDITVIEGTPIDYLDFASPESGLGGKVGLDATNKWPPETKREWGEKLYMTDEVVEKVSRKWDLYGLPGSGKPIWK; via the coding sequence ATGCCCTACACCTCGTTGCGTGACTTCATCGACCGGCTGGAGAAGACGGGGCGGCTGGTGGTGGTGAAGGAGCCGGTGTCCACCGTGCTGGAGATGACCGAGATCCAGACCCGCCTGCTGGCCGAGAACGGCCCGGCGGTGCTGTTCGAGAACGTCATCAAGGCCGACGGCACGCGCTCCGAGATGCCGGTGCTGGTCAACCTGTTCGGCACGGTGGAGCGGGTCGCCTGGGGCATGGACCGCGAGCCGCACCAGCTGCGCGCCGTCGGCGAGACGCTGGCCTTCCTCAAGCAGCCGGAGCCGCCGGGCGGCTTCCGCGAGGCGCTGGAACTGATCCCGCTCGCCAAGACCGTGCTGTCGATGAAGCCGAAGACGGTCGGCTCCGCGCCCTGCCAGGAGGTGGTGCTGACCGGCGACGACATCGACCTCGGCCGCCTGCCGGTGCAGGGCTGCTGGCCGGGGGAGCCGGCGCCGCTCATCACCTGGCCGCTGGTGGTGACCAAGGGACCGACCGGCAAGCGCGAGGACGACTTCAACCTCGGCATCTACCGCATGCAGGTGCTGGGGAAGAACAAGACCATCATGCGCTGGCTGAAGCACCGCGGCGGCGCGCAGCACCATCACCGCTGGGCGGCCAGTGGAAAGCGCGAGCCGCTGCCCTGCGCCGTCGTGCTGGGGGCCGATCCCGGCACCATCCTGGCGGCGGTGACGCCGGTGCCCGACACCCTGTCCGAGTACCAGTTCGCCGGCCTGCTGCGCGGCAAGAAGGTGGAGCTGGTGGAGTGCAAGACGGTGCCGCTGAAGGTGCCGGCCCAGGCGGAAATCGTCCTGGAAGGCCATGTCAGCCTGGACGACTATGCCGACGAGGGGCCCTACGGCGACCACACCGGCTATTACAATTCGGTCGAGCCCTTCCCGGTCTTCACCGTCACCGCCATGACGATGCGGCGCAAGCCGATCTACCTGTCCACCTTCACCGGCCGCCCGCCCGACGAGCCGTCGGTGCTGGGCGAGGCGCTGAACGAGGTGTTCATCCCGCTGCTGGTCCAGCAATTCCCGGAGATCGTCGATTTCTGGCTGCCGCCGGAGGGCTGCTCCTACCGCATCGCGGTGGTCAGCATGAAGAAGGCCTATCCCGGCCACGCCAAGCGCGTGATGATGGGCGTCTGGTCGTTCCTGCGCCAGTTCATGTACACGAAATGGGTGATCGTCGTGGACGACGACATCGACGCGCGGAACTGGAAGGACGTGATGTGGGCGATCTCCACCCGCATGGACCCGGCCCGCGACATCACGGTGATCGAGGGCACGCCGATCGACTATCTCGACTTCGCCAGCCCGGAATCGGGCCTCGGCGGCAAGGTCGGCCTGGACGCCACCAACAAATGGCCGCCGGAGACCAAGCGCGAATGGGGGGAGAAGCTGTACATGACCGACGAGGTCGTGGAGAAGGTCAGCCGGAAATGGGACCTGTACGGCCTGCCCGGAAGCGGGAAGCCGATCTGGAAGTGA
- the phbB gene encoding acetoacetyl-CoA reductase, protein MARVAVVTGGTRGIGEAVAVALKDAGYKVAANYAGNDQAAEEFTARTGIPTYKFDVADFDACKKGIAAIESDLGPVDVLVNNAGITRDGVMHRMTYEQWEKVIHTNLSSCFNMCRNVIDGMRERGFGRIVNIGSVNGQAGQYGQVNYAAAKSGIHGFTKALAQESAAKGITVNAIAPGYIDTDMVRAVPANVLEKIVARIPVGRLGRASEIAKAVLYLVDDDNGFMTGSTLSVNGGQHMY, encoded by the coding sequence ATGGCTCGTGTTGCAGTCGTCACCGGCGGCACCCGCGGCATTGGCGAGGCGGTTGCCGTCGCCCTGAAGGATGCCGGTTACAAGGTCGCCGCCAACTATGCCGGCAACGATCAGGCGGCCGAGGAGTTCACCGCCCGCACCGGCATCCCGACCTACAAGTTCGACGTCGCGGATTTCGACGCCTGCAAGAAGGGCATCGCCGCGATCGAGTCCGACCTCGGCCCGGTCGACGTGCTCGTCAACAACGCCGGCATCACCCGTGACGGCGTGATGCACCGCATGACCTACGAGCAGTGGGAAAAGGTGATCCACACCAACCTGTCCTCCTGCTTCAACATGTGCCGCAACGTGATCGACGGCATGCGCGAGCGCGGTTTCGGCCGCATCGTCAACATCGGCTCCGTCAACGGCCAGGCCGGCCAGTACGGCCAGGTCAACTACGCCGCCGCCAAGTCGGGCATCCACGGCTTCACCAAGGCGCTGGCGCAGGAGAGCGCGGCCAAGGGCATCACCGTCAACGCCATCGCCCCCGGCTACATCGACACTGACATGGTGCGCGCGGTGCCGGCCAACGTGCTGGAGAAGATCGTCGCCCGCATCCCGGTCGGCCGTCTCGGCCGCGCGTCGGAGATCGCCAAGGCCGTCCTGTACCTTGTCGACGACGACAATGGCTTCATGACCGGCTCGACCCTGTCGGTCAACGGCGGCCAGCACATGTACTGA
- a CDS encoding acetyl-CoA C-acetyltransferase, giving the protein MTEVVIAGAARTPIGSFNGALSAVPAHVLGEVAIREALARAKTDAAEVNEVIMGQILTAGQGQNPARQAAVNAGIPVEATAIGINQLCGSGLRAVALGYQAIKNGDADVMVVGGQENMSLAPHVMHMRNGTKMGAAELLDTMLRDGLTDAFHGYHMGNTAENIAQKWQLTREEQDAFAAASQQKAEAAQKAGRFKDEIVPVTIKGRKGDVVVSDDEYPKHGTTAESLAKLRPAFSKDGTVTAGNASGINDGAAALVLMSAENAARRGVTPLARIVSWATAGVDPAIMGTGPIPASRKALEKAGWTIDDLDLIEANEAFAAQALSVNKDLGWDTSKVNVNGGAIALGHPVGASGARVLTTLLFEMQKRDAKKGLATLCIGGGMGIALCVQRD; this is encoded by the coding sequence ATGACCGAAGTCGTCATCGCCGGTGCCGCGCGCACGCCCATCGGCAGCTTCAACGGTGCTCTCAGCGCCGTTCCCGCCCACGTTCTGGGCGAGGTCGCGATCCGCGAAGCGCTGGCCCGCGCCAAGACGGACGCGGCGGAAGTGAACGAGGTCATCATGGGCCAGATCCTGACCGCCGGTCAGGGCCAGAACCCGGCCCGCCAGGCCGCCGTCAACGCCGGCATCCCGGTGGAGGCGACCGCCATCGGCATCAACCAGCTCTGCGGTTCCGGCCTGCGCGCCGTGGCCCTCGGCTATCAGGCGATCAAGAACGGCGACGCCGACGTCATGGTCGTCGGCGGCCAGGAGAACATGAGCCTGGCGCCGCACGTCATGCACATGCGCAACGGCACCAAGATGGGCGCCGCCGAGCTGCTCGACACCATGCTGCGCGACGGCCTGACCGACGCCTTCCATGGCTATCACATGGGCAACACCGCCGAGAACATCGCCCAGAAGTGGCAGCTGACCCGCGAGGAGCAGGACGCCTTCGCCGCGGCCAGCCAGCAGAAGGCCGAGGCCGCCCAGAAGGCCGGCCGCTTCAAGGACGAGATCGTTCCGGTCACCATCAAGGGCCGCAAGGGCGACGTCGTCGTGTCGGACGACGAGTACCCCAAGCACGGCACCACCGCCGAATCGCTGGCCAAGCTGCGCCCGGCCTTCTCGAAGGACGGCACGGTGACCGCCGGCAACGCGTCGGGCATCAATGACGGCGCCGCGGCCCTGGTTCTGATGTCGGCGGAGAACGCGGCCCGGCGCGGCGTCACCCCGCTGGCCCGCATCGTCTCCTGGGCGACCGCCGGCGTCGATCCGGCGATCATGGGCACCGGCCCGATCCCGGCCTCGCGCAAGGCCCTGGAAAAGGCCGGCTGGACCATCGACGACCTCGACCTGATCGAGGCGAACGAGGCCTTCGCCGCCCAGGCGCTGTCGGTCAACAAGGACCTCGGTTGGGACACCAGCAAGGTCAACGTCAATGGCGGCGCCATCGCGCTCGGCCACCCGGTCGGCGCTTCCGGCGCCCGCGTGCTGACCACGCTGCTGTTCGAGATGCAGAAGCGTGACGCGAAGAAGGGCCTCGCCACCCTGTGCATCGGCGGCGGCATGGGCATCGCCCTCTGCGTCCAGCGCGACTGA
- a CDS encoding alpha/beta fold hydrolase, which yields MSERPQDRTGEKEKRADGTPLRMGPRPLGLHLTAALGSLLSSSAALPLLRNGSLPWKPALRERAAALRDEMSQADRLRGGAGPSAEDRLGREVDREIRRRIDAVLTGIERYRRHPYVRDLPDPPVVWSEGGSRLLDYGGEPGGRPVLFVPSLVNRAYILDLSRDKSLMRWLAARGFRPLLLDWGRPGPLERRFTLTDYIAGRLERALDVVVEAVGRPVPVVGYCMGGLLAAALAQRRPRSLAGLGLMATPWDFHAEDAATARRVAAFIQPWGPALERWGELPTDALQALFAQLDPLLALKKFSSFARMAPDSRAAAAFVALEDWLNDGVPLVAGVARDALAGWYGRNDTLAGAWMVAGLPVDPASIRVPTLALIPERDRIVPPASALALPAAIPDAHILRPPLGHIGMVVSAGAETGVWNPLAEWLAATG from the coding sequence ATGAGCGAGCGCCCACAGGACAGGACGGGGGAAAAGGAGAAGCGGGCGGACGGGACGCCTCTTCGCATGGGGCCGCGCCCGCTGGGCCTGCATCTGACGGCGGCGCTGGGCAGCTTGCTCAGCTCCTCGGCCGCATTGCCGCTCTTGAGGAACGGCTCGCTGCCCTGGAAACCGGCGCTGAGGGAGCGGGCGGCGGCGCTGAGGGACGAAATGTCGCAGGCCGACCGGCTGCGGGGCGGCGCGGGGCCAAGCGCCGAGGACCGGCTGGGCCGGGAGGTTGACCGCGAGATCCGCCGCCGCATCGATGCGGTCCTGACCGGGATCGAGCGCTACCGCCGCCACCCCTATGTCCGCGATCTGCCCGACCCGCCGGTGGTCTGGAGCGAAGGCGGATCGCGCCTGCTCGATTACGGGGGGGAGCCCGGCGGGCGCCCGGTGCTGTTCGTGCCGTCGCTGGTCAACCGCGCCTACATCCTCGACCTGTCGCGGGACAAGAGCCTGATGCGCTGGCTGGCGGCGCGCGGCTTCCGGCCGCTGCTGCTGGACTGGGGCAGGCCGGGGCCGCTGGAGCGCCGCTTCACCCTGACCGACTACATCGCCGGCCGGCTGGAACGCGCGCTGGACGTGGTGGTGGAGGCGGTGGGGCGACCGGTCCCGGTGGTGGGATACTGCATGGGCGGGCTGCTCGCCGCAGCGCTGGCGCAACGCCGGCCACGCTCGCTCGCCGGGCTGGGGCTGATGGCCACGCCCTGGGATTTCCATGCGGAGGATGCGGCCACGGCGCGCCGGGTGGCGGCCTTCATCCAGCCCTGGGGGCCGGCGCTGGAGCGCTGGGGCGAATTGCCGACGGACGCGCTGCAGGCCCTGTTCGCCCAGCTCGACCCGCTGCTGGCGTTGAAGAAGTTCAGCAGCTTCGCCCGCATGGCGCCGGACTCCCGCGCAGCCGCCGCCTTCGTCGCGCTGGAGGATTGGCTGAACGACGGGGTGCCGCTGGTGGCCGGGGTGGCGCGCGATGCGCTGGCGGGCTGGTACGGACGCAACGACACGCTGGCCGGCGCCTGGATGGTCGCGGGGCTGCCGGTCGACCCGGCCTCCATCCGCGTGCCCACCCTGGCCCTGATACCGGAGCGCGACCGCATCGTCCCGCCCGCTTCCGCCCTGGCGCTGCCCGCCGCGATCCCCGACGCCCACATTCTGCGCCCGCCGCTTGGCCATATCGGAATGGTAGTAAGTGCAGGTGCCGAGACCGGAGTGTGGAATCCTCTGGCCGAATGGCTTGCTGCGACAGGTTAG
- the phaR gene encoding polyhydroxyalkanoate synthesis repressor PhaR, whose amino-acid sequence MADKEDQKSAPITIKKYANRRLYNTATSSYVTLDHLCQMVKDGLDFVVYDAKTGEDITRSVLTQIIVEEESKGQNLLPISFLRQLIGFYGDNMQSVVPRYLEYSMQAFSRNQEQMRDYFQNTLGGMFPFGRLDEVSKQNMAMFERAMRMFTPFGAAGAPDDVAGQRPPGQPGTPATPPATAAGGATFDELQKQIDELQKQIASIATPPGKTDAK is encoded by the coding sequence ATGGCCGACAAGGAAGACCAGAAGTCCGCTCCGATCACGATCAAGAAGTACGCCAACCGGCGGCTCTACAACACCGCCACCAGCAGCTATGTCACGCTGGACCATCTCTGCCAGATGGTGAAGGACGGGCTGGACTTCGTGGTCTATGACGCCAAGACGGGGGAGGACATCACCCGCTCCGTCCTGACCCAGATCATCGTGGAGGAGGAGAGCAAGGGCCAGAACCTGCTGCCCATCAGCTTCCTGCGCCAGCTGATCGGCTTCTACGGCGACAACATGCAGTCGGTCGTGCCGCGCTATCTGGAATATTCGATGCAGGCCTTCTCCCGCAATCAGGAGCAGATGCGCGACTATTTCCAGAACACGCTGGGCGGCATGTTCCCGTTCGGCCGCCTGGACGAGGTCAGCAAGCAGAACATGGCGATGTTCGAACGGGCCATGCGGATGTTCACGCCCTTCGGCGCCGCCGGCGCCCCGGACGACGTCGCCGGCCAGCGTCCGCCCGGACAGCCGGGGACCCCGGCGACGCCTCCGGCCACGGCCGCGGGCGGCGCCACCTTCGACGAATTGCAGAAGCAGATCGACGAATTGCAGAAGCAGATCGCCAGCATCGCCACGCCGCCCGGCAAGACGGACGCCAAATAA